The following is a genomic window from Solanum lycopersicum chromosome 6, SLM_r2.1.
TTCTCACCTGCCCCACTGCAAAAGAAGTTCCGATGTACTCGTTCTCCAACAGTCCCTGGTAAAAGAAATCCATTAATATGATTTTCCTGATAGATAACCAGTGATCAAGAATATGTATGCACTGGTCTCAAACTTACTTGGATAGAATAAGTATGAAAAGCTATATAAGAAATGGGGTACATCCATGCTGGTCTAGGCAAAGCACTTCTGATTCTAAAAAAACCAGCCGAAAGCATCATTATCACCTGAAATACGAGATAGGATAGCCGTTGAATGAAAAAGTTAGGGCTCTCAACTCAACATGAAATGATATACTCCTACTACAAGAATCGTATATAACACTAGAATTGCATACATTTCAGATACCCAACTTCCTTGATCCCCCTTATGACACATTAGGAACACACAGCTACAATCACTGCATACTTTCCAATCAATAGAATATGGCAATATTACACCAAAGGGAAAGGGAAAGAAGGTAACTCATCCAATAGTAAATCATATCTTGCAAATTTAGATTTCAGGCAGAACTCACATGTATGGACACAAAACTTAAGATGCTCCAGAAGATATTTTGACAAATGGAAGCAACCAGCAGCAGCAGACCCTCATTTACCAATAGACACGCAAAGAAATTCAGCACAAAGTACATCAGCAAGCTGAACTCATGTCGCAGTCCTATTAGAAAATAGAAGACCAGACTTGACGAAATGGAGATGAGAAACAAGAAAGGGATGCTGGCAAAAAGCTGCCCAAGTAGGAAAACAAATGCTCCAGAATGCTGGTTTGATTCTTCATAGGTGTATATCTGCAAAGTCATCATGATGTTGATTAGGTTGATTTTTAAACTGGATGAGGATGATACCAATAATAACTCATTATCAGAGCGAATAACAAAACCAAAGTTTATAAAAGcaagtaacaataataaaataaaaagtttagaaCACTCACTATCTAAGTACTCTAAAATACAAGACCTAGATGTCATTGGGATATCAAATTTGTCACCTTTGCTATACATCTTAGTGTATGATTAGGTTATTACTGAAAATTATATCCATAGCACAATCCATCATATTAAATGTAATGCTAATAATGAATGGcttatcttaaaaataaaagcTGATATATAATGCTAATAATGAATGGcttatcttaaaaataaaagcTGATATCAATATTGCACCTCATCAAACATTTCCCAGCTTCTTAGAGAAATCAAGTTCAAAGGCTTACTTGCCAGGACTGATGAGATTGAATAGGAATATGATTTAATAAACCAAGCCAGAAATGTCACATTTCTAGCGATAAGTCTAGATAGTTCAGCTATTGGAGAACCCTAGTCCTGAGAATTTGTCACTTCAACTCCGTATTTGTCTACATTTCACCTCACTAATTTGAACAAGAAGTTTGAATGATGATATAACAGTCCTTTGggcaaaagaaaaattacagTATGAGTGCAATATAGATTATGATACACAGGGTTAAGGGTAAACTGTAGTTCATGAGACTGAAGAAAGACTAGAATGAGGATCACATTTCTGTGAAGAAGGTGTATAGTCCACTCTCAGCCTACAAAACAAAGCTTGATTCTTAAATACACACATATACTGGATTCATTCGAACATGGTGTTCACATATATTAGTTTCACAGAAGCATGCTTGTGCATTATACAGAGGAAACACAAATAAGTTGCTCGCATCACCTTGATCTCTTTCAACTGTGAAGGTACACCAGCGACGCCTAGCAGAGAGGTGAATgaaacaaatacaaatattgcTGCTACTCTTCTCTGCATGGCAAGAAAAGTATCATAGTTTGCATACTGAAAACAAGAGCTAGTAATGACAAAATATTTACCATGAGTAAAAAAAACCGCAATATCAACTCAGTCCATGATTATTTCATGGACTGTGTAACCAGAAAAACTGGAGGTCTGGTGCACAAACATCATATTGATGAACTACTGTATTAGAGTTTAGACATATGCAAAAAGAAAGAGACAGGTTATTTTTTAGTTGTTCGCTTACCATGACAGAGAACAAGGACTGCCCCAATCCAGAAAACACAGTGCCAATACAGAGGGCAAGAAACACATAAAGAATCAATCTTAGCCAATAATATTTCCACTCCCTTGACATAATCAATAAAGATCTCCAAGTCAAAACTGCAACTCGTGTTGCATTTCCTGCCATTCCCTTTCTTTTGAGTGATGGACCTTCCTGAAAGGACAAAATGCAAGAGATCAGACATTATATTGAAGCTCAGGCTGTAAGTATAGTTGTTTGACCACTAAAACTTTTATTATTGTACACTCCGAGGATTTCTTAGCCATTTTTCTACCTGACAATGATCTTATCAAAATATTCCTTGAACTAGTTCTAATTATAAAAGATTGTGACTTCCGGTACTTTTTatgtaattgttttttgaataaAGACTTTTTATGTAGATTCTCAATAGAGAACTTACTATTTTTAAAGATTATAAATCAAAGTATGAAATAGATGTAAATGAAATTGTATGACCCTCTTATTccaaattttgttattctttttagAGTAGAGGGAGTAATGCATTGagttcaaaatacttcaacagGCTGTCAAATTGCCTCTACTGTTAAAGAACTTTGGTTATGCAAGGAACAGAGATTGGAGgaaactctaacttggatattGACATAAATAACTCATGATGGGGGTAGAAGCGAAGCCAGGATTAAGAGTTTGGGGTTCTAAATTTAGTTAATAACCGTCAAGCAATATTTTTAGGGGTTCacaaattaatatacatataaattaattaattttctagtaCAAATATAGGGTTTACGAAAAAGCTACTAGGTTCGTCTAAACCCATGAACCCCCACCTAGCTCCGCTTCTATATGGGGGTAACTAACACAAAAGCAAGGACTATAAACTGCTTTAAATGACCAAGGAACTAAAATTAATagcattttttcaaatattgaaatGGACAGTGACAAAACATCTGCTCCACTCTAGGCTTAAAGAAACCAAAAAATTCAGTTCACACAAGAATATAATGATAATTGAGGACAATCTAGTTTATCAAAACAAACCAAAGCCAATAAAAGAGCATCCTTCAAGAGAGTGCTCGAATTATATTACTGTCCAGAGCACGCAAGCTTAATAACTTATGAGTTTATGTAGTTAGTTCATATCAAAATTGGAATACTTACTACTATCTAGTGGTCACACTAAAGTATGCATTGCCTAGATCTACTTGACACTTGAGAAGTTCTTGGAAAAAGATAAGAGCAAAGTTGATAGTACTACCTAACTACCCATGATGTCAACCGTGAGAACAGTAAAAAAACATACCTTCTTGGTTAGTTCTATTATTACAAACATATTACATACCTTCTCTTTTCTATGATAAATGTACCTTCTCAGTAAGCTTCACAATCATTGATTCAACGGCAGCAGCATCTGCTGATGATCTATAAGTTGTTTCAATGGTACGTATAGCGATGGCAGTATCCATGCTCACTGATGATAAGTCTCCATGATTATCCTGTTGAGATAACAAAAGCGCAAACTTTAAGGAACATCTTTCCTTTCTGTGTTGTGAAGGGGGAGGGGGGATAGGGTGGCCAGAGAACAGATGAGGATCTTTGAACTTTCATGTTGAATCTTATAGCAAAAGTTTCTTTTTGTTCCTTTCTCAAAGAGCTTTCCCCAGCACAATAAAACAATAGCACAAATACGGAGAAAAGAGGCAGTACAATGAGCTGAGTTAGAATTGTTCCAACATCCTAACAATTTTTCAACAAATCATCACTATCTTTCAACATTAGAATTGAGTTTTTGAGGGGAAAAATAGAGCTTTGAATGCTTATAGGCATATACCTGCCAGCTTTTGCACATCGCAATAATCCTGTCAAATTCTGTGTTTATAGCACGCAAGAAGTGATCAGAAGGACTTTGCATAATTGGACAAGGAAATCCAGCATTCGAGAAGTGCTTCACAATTAAATGATATGTTAGTCTCTAACAATTAGTAACATAAAGAATAAAGTATGATATAAAACATAATGACCAGAAAATAAACATTTCAAGTGCTATGTATTTCTAGTAGTGTTTCACAATTGTGCACACACTTGGGGAACTGATCTTCCTCCATGCCCTCTTAAGTAAGTTTGTTCAGTCCGAATCCCCGTTAACATTCACTGATTTTCCACAGGAACCCGTATTCTTTCTTCCAACCACTATCCATGGATTCTGAAACATTTAGTCCATTGGAAAATTTGTCAACACTCAACAGTATTTCTCTAGACTAATTCCTCCTTGTCAGAAACCAACAAACTGAACTTTGTTAATTTATTCCAGTGTGTAAGGAAACCATATAAGAGGCTGTACCTTTGTAGGGAAATAAGCTTCTAAGTAACAACTTGGATTATGAAACCTGGACGCTCGCACTTCAAATATTTCCTACTAACATAGCCTTATCCTGCAAGACTTCACTCCAATAAAAGACATGTTCCTTAGAGTAACCATCCTAACTTGAGTAAATATTTACTTCAACATTGCTAGACTATTCTTGGCTTCTTCAATGCAAAATGAGAATAAATAAAGAACTTCAGCCAAATCAACTGCATGGGCTCATTTCTCTCTTAAAATGAATATCAGCTGACTAACAATTGATTTCTTCCTATTCAGATAAACCACAGCCACTTCTGGGTCTCTCTTATTTAAGGAAAACCCAACAAACCCATATTGCAGGGAAAAAAGTATCATTCATTATCCAATGCCTTTGTTTGATGCATGCATGACTGTTAAGAAAACCAACGCCTTCCCCTGAACCAAGATGGACAGTGTAAGGAAGCATACCAAAGTAAAATTACCTGTAAGCAAGCCAAAGTTTCACCAAAAAACAATGTCTTTCCATTTGAGAGGAGGCAAATTCGGTCAAAAAGGCCAAATACTTCAGTACTGCTTTGGCAAATGGTGAATATCAGAGTGCAGCCAGAGGTGGCAAGCTTCTTCAATGTAACCATCATCAGAAGTGCAGAAACGCTGAACATAACAAGAACTAAACATCAGCTAAATTACAGTAGTTCATAATTTTGACAGGAAGAAAATATCCAAGAGCATCAAGTCTCAACCATTAAAATAGCAAGTCAAAAACACGAGAATTAATAAGGAAAATCTTAGAGAGTAGGGAACCAGGATATTCATTCAGTTGGAAACCTACAGTTCATTTTGAATATGCtacaaaaatatcaatttccaaaacatcaaataagaaaatcacCATCTATCACATGTTCTCTCCCTCAACCCTTAACTTGATGTTCATGTATGACACGGGAACCATGTAAAGCTATGGCACTGTGCCAAATTCAACCCTAAAGTTAGCCCATAAGGGGAGGGTTTCCAAGTCCAAATAAGGGGACCACAAATTTTCTGGTAACCAACTTCTAGAAGACACCTGCATGCACTAAGCTAGCAACCTAAGTTTAATTAGCAGGTCTTTCTCAAAGAAAGCTtgtagcattttaatattaacacAGTTTGCCCAAAATGCTGAAATGTCAGCTAATTGACCTTCAAATCATATAAACTTCCAGCATGAATTGACATATACCAACTTTAGTTACATACTTCAATAGTTCAATGAATGATATGGTCTTCCTCAGTCACCACATGCACATATTATATAAGCTAAGAAAATCAATCTTTATGACTAATTAACTTGTCTAACAGACATGGAGCATTAGTATCTT
Proteins encoded in this region:
- the ABCG17 gene encoding ABC transporter G family member 17 isoform X1 — translated: MEEIQSQSDHYRSPSSSVSSPANRVPSSNYFYSRKPGALRQPISFEDSPVWDETDIEVKVDEGGDSINAATTPPSPSLSKINSGSLPSPSSIEREVVTRKIAGASIAWKDLTVTIKGKRKYSDKVVKSSHGYALPGTMTVIMGPAKSGKSTLLRALAGRLPDSTRMYGEVFVNGTRRHMPYGSYGYVDRETTLIGSLSVREFLYYSALLQLPGFFCQRRSVVEDAIDAMSLGDYANKLIGGNCYTKGLRSGERRRVSIARELVMRPHILFIDEPLYHLDSVSALLMMVTLKKLATSGCTLIFTICQSSTEVFGLFDRICLLSNGKTLFFGETLACLQHFSNAGFPCPIMQSPSDHFLRAINTEFDRIIAMCKSWQDNHGDLSSVSMDTAIAIRTIETTYRSSADAAAVESMIVKLTEKEGPSLKRKGMAGNATRVAVLTWRSLLIMSREWKYYWLRLILYVFLALCIGTVFSGLGQSLFSVMRRVAAIFVFVSFTSLLGVAGVPSQLKEIKIYTYEESNQHSGAFVFLLGQLFASIPFLFLISISSSLVFYFLIGLRHEFSLLMYFVLNFFACLLVNEGLLLLVASICQNIFWSILSFVSIHVIMMLSAGFFRIRSALPRPAWMYPISYIAFHTYSIQGLLENEYIGTSFAVGQVRTISGYEALGNVYDISDDSNTKWKNLLVLFVMAVAYKVVVVILLKCCIRKKHSVHKLFRCNQNRKDYK